In Agromyces archimandritae, one genomic interval encodes:
- a CDS encoding ABC transporter ATP-binding protein, with the protein MMLEVSGLHAGYGKLGVLHDVSLGVDAGEILTVVGANGAGKTTLLRAVNGLIRPTAGSVKIDGTDITGKPTERMASLGLTHVPENRLCFPTLTVRDNLMLGAWARGGKGDEAAVLELFPRLEPRLNQAAGTLSGGEQQMVAIGRGLMAAPKAIMLDEPSIGLAPKVVAEIMRVLGRLRDQGLAVLLVEQNVRASFGIADRAVVMQRGRVVLEGTPAELVELPEVRNAYLGGAAA; encoded by the coding sequence ATGATGCTCGAAGTGTCCGGCCTGCACGCCGGGTACGGCAAGCTCGGGGTGCTGCACGACGTGTCGCTCGGCGTGGACGCCGGCGAGATCCTCACCGTCGTCGGCGCGAACGGCGCCGGCAAGACGACGCTGCTGCGCGCGGTCAACGGCCTCATCCGGCCGACCGCGGGCTCGGTGAAGATCGACGGGACCGACATCACCGGCAAGCCGACCGAGCGGATGGCGTCGCTCGGGCTCACCCACGTGCCCGAGAACCGCCTCTGCTTCCCGACCCTCACCGTGCGCGACAACCTCATGCTGGGCGCCTGGGCGCGCGGCGGCAAGGGCGACGAGGCCGCAGTGCTCGAGCTGTTCCCGCGGCTGGAGCCCCGTCTGAACCAGGCGGCCGGCACCCTCTCCGGCGGCGAGCAGCAGATGGTGGCGATCGGCCGCGGCCTCATGGCGGCGCCGAAGGCGATCATGCTCGACGAACCGTCGATCGGCCTGGCCCCCAAGGTCGTCGCCGAGATCATGCGGGTGCTCGGGCGCCTGCGCGACCAGGGCCTTGCGGTTCTGCTCGTCGAGCAGAACGTGCGCGCCTCCTTCGGCATCGCCGACCGGGCGGTCGTCATGCAGCGCGGCCGCGTCGTCCTCGAGGGCACCCCGGCCGAGCTCGTGGAGCTGCCCGAGGTCCGCAACGCCTACCTCGGCGGCGCCGCCGCCTGA
- a CDS encoding ABC transporter permease subunit — translation MSLLNKSTVPSRTGFWPNNRNTIIGIVLLAVGILALPFVASSSLMNIAVFTLIFALPAIGLSLLMGLAGQVSLGQASFFAIGAYTHAILLSKFDMPGPVAAIGGVVAAMLAALLVGLPMLRLRGHFLALATLGLGFIVMIAVREWDFTGRTTGIYGFGRPEVFGIPIDNNGFFFWFVAPFVLIALVLALNLTRSRAGRALSAVNDSELAAESLGVNTYILRLKVFVLSAAFAGLGGVFYAYQVQIVSPQVAEFHVSVEILLMVVIGGLGSVWGAVAGAFIVELLSEGLRDLIPALIPGATGEVQLIGYGLVLVLVIILLPGGLYQAVMSAWRAIRHRGSRVDAGAAPSPEPAPSAAAVSTAPDAGGATDAAPAASTPDTPLPAVSTPLAVGEPILEVAGLTKRYGGVVAVDDVGFTVPAGKIMGLIGPNGAGKTTCFNMISGAIAPTAGTVRFLGEEIQGRKPHVGALKGLTRTFQNLQVFASTDVVGNVYMGRYRKGRAGIVRGMLGLQGREQYAHEEIAREVLEAMRLGDVAGSGASDLPFGRQRMMEVCRALASEPALLLLDEPMAGLSGKERDMLAALLRRLRDAGLTIVLVEHDVAQVMSLADTVAVLDDGVLIAHGDPETVRNDPKVIVAYLGTDAEEAEAELMELEEQA, via the coding sequence GTGTCGCTCCTCAACAAGTCCACCGTCCCGTCGCGCACGGGTTTCTGGCCGAACAACCGCAACACGATCATCGGCATCGTGCTGCTCGCGGTCGGGATCCTCGCGCTGCCGTTCGTGGCGAGCTCCTCGCTCATGAACATCGCCGTGTTCACGCTCATCTTCGCCCTGCCGGCGATCGGTCTGAGCCTGCTCATGGGCCTGGCCGGACAGGTCAGCCTCGGCCAGGCGTCGTTCTTCGCGATCGGCGCGTACACGCATGCGATCCTGCTGTCGAAGTTCGACATGCCGGGCCCGGTCGCCGCGATCGGCGGCGTCGTCGCGGCGATGCTCGCCGCCCTGCTCGTGGGCCTGCCGATGCTGCGCCTGCGCGGCCACTTCCTCGCCCTGGCGACCCTGGGTCTCGGTTTCATCGTGATGATCGCGGTGCGCGAGTGGGACTTCACGGGCCGCACGACGGGCATCTACGGCTTCGGCCGGCCCGAGGTGTTCGGCATCCCGATCGACAACAACGGCTTCTTCTTCTGGTTCGTGGCGCCGTTCGTGCTGATCGCGCTGGTGCTCGCGCTGAACCTCACGCGTTCGCGTGCGGGCCGCGCCCTGTCGGCGGTGAACGACTCCGAGCTGGCCGCCGAGTCGCTCGGGGTGAACACCTACATCCTGCGGCTGAAGGTCTTCGTGCTGTCGGCGGCGTTCGCCGGCCTCGGAGGCGTGTTCTACGCCTACCAGGTGCAGATCGTCTCGCCGCAGGTCGCCGAGTTCCACGTCTCGGTCGAGATCCTGCTGATGGTCGTCATCGGCGGCCTCGGTTCGGTGTGGGGCGCCGTGGCGGGCGCGTTCATCGTGGAGCTCCTCTCGGAGGGCCTGCGCGACCTCATCCCGGCGCTCATCCCGGGTGCCACCGGCGAGGTCCAGCTGATCGGCTACGGCCTCGTGCTGGTGCTCGTGATCATCCTGTTGCCGGGCGGCCTGTACCAGGCGGTCATGTCGGCGTGGCGGGCCATCCGGCATCGGGGTTCGCGAGTGGATGCCGGTGCGGCCCCCTCCCCCGAACCCGCGCCCTCCGCGGCGGCGGTGTCGACCGCGCCCGATGCGGGCGGCGCGACGGATGCCGCGCCCGCGGCATCCACCCCCGACACGCCCCTGCCTGCCGTGTCGACACCGCTGGCCGTCGGCGAACCCATCCTCGAGGTCGCCGGCCTCACGAAGCGCTACGGCGGCGTCGTCGCCGTCGACGACGTGGGCTTCACGGTTCCGGCCGGGAAGATCATGGGCCTCATCGGCCCGAACGGCGCCGGCAAGACGACGTGCTTCAACATGATCTCGGGCGCGATCGCCCCGACCGCGGGCACCGTGCGCTTCCTCGGCGAGGAGATCCAGGGCAGGAAGCCGCACGTGGGCGCGCTGAAGGGCCTCACCCGCACCTTCCAGAACCTGCAGGTGTTCGCCTCGACCGACGTCGTCGGCAACGTGTACATGGGCCGCTACCGCAAGGGCCGCGCCGGCATCGTCCGCGGCATGCTCGGCCTGCAGGGGCGCGAGCAGTACGCGCACGAGGAGATCGCCCGCGAGGTGCTCGAGGCGATGCGCCTCGGCGACGTCGCCGGCTCGGGCGCGAGCGATCTGCCCTTCGGCCGGCAGCGCATGATGGAGGTCTGCCGTGCGCTCGCCTCCGAGCCGGCGCTGCTGCTGCTCGACGAGCCGATGGCGGGCCTGTCGGGGAAGGAACGCGACATGCTCGCCGCCCTGCTGCGGCGTCTGCGGGACGCGGGGCTCACGATCGTGCTCGTCGAGCACGACGTCGCCCAGGTCATGTCGCTCGCCGACACCGTCGCGGTGCTCGACGACGGCGTGCTCATCGCCCACGGCGACCCGGAGACCGTCCGCAACGACCCGAAGGTCATCGTCGCCTACCTCGGCACGGATGCCGAAGAGGCCGAGGCCGAACTCATGGAACTGGAGGAGCAGGCATGA
- a CDS encoding ABC transporter substrate-binding protein yields MQRAHRRLLIPAAAAATFALALTGCSSSNFGGGDAAKGDDEGPIKIGAVLDITGVGANLGVPEQNTLKMLAEQLEEAGGIDGREVELIIKDNQSTEDGAAKATSELIENEDVDLLIGASRTGPSLAMRPIAEAAKIPTISVAANASIVDGSEWLFKTAQNDLVVLEVMLDDAKAKGYKKVDLARDATGFGEGIAEIITELGAERGIELGKVEAFEPSATDFTAQMTNLRGTDSDAVVIWGITPSAGLAQAAYAQLGVGKPVYQSHGVANAAFFEAAGDAATGVIAPMGRLLVHDQLSADDPQKEVIEQFVADYTEAYGDAPSSFAGHAYDAWQVAIAALEEAGTDPEALRDAIEGTTGLVGVSGVFNMTAEDHSGLSTDALILAEGRDGRWNLVK; encoded by the coding sequence ATGCAACGCGCACACCGCCGTCTGCTCATCCCTGCCGCTGCGGCGGCGACCTTCGCACTCGCCCTCACCGGCTGCTCCTCCTCCAACTTCGGCGGCGGCGATGCAGCGAAGGGCGACGACGAGGGCCCCATCAAGATCGGCGCCGTGCTCGACATCACCGGCGTCGGCGCGAACCTCGGCGTGCCCGAGCAGAACACGCTCAAGATGCTCGCCGAGCAGCTCGAAGAAGCCGGCGGCATCGACGGCCGCGAGGTCGAGCTCATCATCAAGGACAACCAGTCCACCGAAGACGGCGCCGCCAAGGCGACCAGCGAGCTCATCGAGAACGAGGACGTCGACCTGCTGATCGGCGCGAGCCGCACCGGCCCCTCGCTCGCGATGCGCCCCATCGCCGAGGCCGCCAAGATCCCGACGATCTCCGTCGCCGCCAACGCCTCGATCGTCGACGGCAGCGAATGGCTCTTCAAGACCGCCCAGAACGACCTCGTCGTGCTCGAGGTCATGCTCGACGACGCGAAGGCAAAGGGCTACAAGAAGGTCGACCTCGCCCGCGACGCGACCGGCTTCGGCGAGGGCATCGCCGAGATCATCACCGAGCTCGGCGCCGAGCGCGGCATCGAGCTCGGCAAGGTCGAAGCCTTCGAGCCGAGCGCGACCGACTTCACCGCGCAGATGACGAACCTGCGCGGCACCGACTCCGACGCGGTCGTCATCTGGGGCATCACCCCCTCGGCCGGCCTCGCGCAGGCCGCCTACGCCCAGCTCGGCGTCGGCAAGCCCGTCTACCAGTCGCACGGCGTCGCCAACGCCGCGTTCTTCGAGGCCGCCGGCGACGCCGCCACGGGCGTCATCGCCCCGATGGGCCGCCTGCTCGTGCACGACCAGCTGTCCGCCGACGACCCCCAGAAGGAGGTCATCGAGCAGTTCGTCGCCGACTACACCGAGGCCTACGGCGACGCGCCGTCGAGCTTCGCCGGCCACGCCTACGACGCCTGGCAGGTCGCGATCGCCGCGCTCGAAGAGGCCGGCACCGACCCCGAGGCGCTCCGCGACGCGATCGAGGGCACGACGGGCCTCGTCGGCGTCTCGGGCGTGTTCAACATGACCGCCGAGGACCACTCGGGCCTCTCGACCGACGCGCTCATCCTCGCCGAGGGTCGCGACGGCCGCTGGAACCTCGTCAAGTAA
- a CDS encoding branched-chain amino acid ABC transporter permease, whose protein sequence is MTDFLQLTVAGLSQGSVYALLAVGLIATYTVRHVVNIAQGDFATLAGLGSISLLSAGLPLPVAILVALVSVTAASILVERLVISRVKHLTTLVSIILTLGVSTLMQAIMLLVWGAEGKRLPAFGGEDLMLGGVSIRAQELWMLGALVVVGGGILLFYEKTRWGKALRASAEQPVAARIVGISPAVASIIAFAVAGFAGAAAGVVSSPIYLSLWSGGLLLGLKGFVAAVLGGLTSFRAAIVGALLLGVIESYVAGYVASGLKDAVAFFILILVLIIRPAGLVLRPNAVRV, encoded by the coding sequence GTGACCGATTTCCTCCAACTGACGGTCGCCGGCCTGTCGCAGGGCTCCGTATACGCCCTGCTCGCGGTCGGCCTCATCGCCACCTACACGGTGCGGCACGTCGTGAACATCGCCCAGGGCGACTTCGCGACGCTGGCCGGCCTGGGGAGCATCTCGCTCCTCAGCGCCGGCCTCCCGCTGCCCGTCGCGATCCTCGTCGCGCTCGTCTCCGTCACCGCCGCCTCGATCCTCGTCGAACGGCTCGTGATCTCCCGCGTCAAGCACCTCACGACGCTCGTATCGATCATCCTCACGCTCGGCGTCTCGACCCTGATGCAGGCGATCATGCTGCTCGTCTGGGGTGCCGAGGGCAAGCGCCTGCCGGCGTTCGGCGGCGAGGACCTCATGCTCGGCGGGGTCAGCATCCGCGCGCAGGAGCTGTGGATGCTCGGCGCGCTCGTCGTCGTCGGCGGCGGCATCCTGCTCTTCTACGAGAAGACCCGCTGGGGCAAGGCGCTCCGCGCGAGCGCCGAGCAGCCGGTCGCGGCCCGCATCGTCGGCATCTCGCCGGCGGTGGCCTCGATCATCGCGTTCGCCGTCGCCGGGTTCGCCGGCGCCGCGGCGGGCGTCGTCTCCTCCCCCATCTACCTCTCGCTCTGGTCGGGCGGCCTGCTGCTCGGCCTGAAGGGCTTCGTGGCGGCCGTGCTCGGCGGGCTCACCTCGTTCCGCGCGGCGATCGTCGGCGCCCTGCTCCTCGGCGTCATCGAGTCCTACGTCGCCGGGTACGTCGCGAGCGGCCTGAAGGACGCGGTCGCGTTCTTCATCCTCATCCTCGTGCTCATCATCCGCCCGGCGGGCCTCGTGCTGCGCCCGAACGCCGTGAGGGTCTGA